The following are from one region of the Vulpes vulpes isolate BD-2025 chromosome 14, VulVul3, whole genome shotgun sequence genome:
- the LOC112922662 gene encoding small ribosomal subunit protein uS8-like, which yields MVRMNVLADALKSINNAEKRGKRHVLIRPCSKVIVRFLTMMMNHGYMGEFEIIDDHRAGKIVVNLTGRLNKCGVISPRFDVQLKDPEKWQNNLLPSHQFGFIILTTSAGIMDHKEARQKHTGGIIFLGM from the coding sequence ATGGTGCGCATGAATGTCCTGGCAGATGCTCTCAAGAGCATCAACAATGCTGAAAAGAGAGGCAAACGCCACGTTCTTATCAGGCCATGCTCCAAAGTCATCGTCCGATTTCTCACTATGATGATGAATCATGGTTACATGGGTGAATTTGAAATCATCGATGATCACAGAGCTGGGAAAATTGTTGTGAACCTCACAGGCAGGTTAAACAAATGTGGAGTGATCAGCCCCAGATTTGATGTACAACTGAAAGACCCAGAAAAATGGCAGAATAACCTGCTCCCATCCCACCAGTTTGGTTTCATTATACTGACAACCTCAGCTGGCATCATGGACCACAAAGAAGCAAGACAAAAACACACAGGAGGGATTATTTTTCTAGGGATGTAA